Proteins encoded in a region of the Zea mays cultivar B73 chromosome 4, Zm-B73-REFERENCE-NAM-5.0, whole genome shotgun sequence genome:
- the LOC100191770 gene encoding uncharacterized LOC100191770, with the protein MGAWMSRVWFLMFPAREYKLVVVGLDNAGKTTTLYKLHLGEAVTAAPTIGSNVEEVVFKNLRFEVWDLGGQESLRTSWATYYRGTHAVIVVIDSTDRARINIIKDELFRLLQHADLEGAVVLVFANKQDLKDAMAPAEITDALSLHSIKDHDWHIQASCAITGDGLYDGLGWIAQKVAGKATAS; encoded by the exons ATGGGTGCGTGGATGTCGCGCGTGTGGTTCCTCATGTTCCCAGCGCGGGAGTACAAGCTCGTCGTTGTGGGGCTCGACAACGCGGGGAAGACCACCACGCTCTACAAGCTCCACCTCGGCGAGGCCGTCACCGCCGCGCCCACCATCGGCAGCAACGTTGAGGAGGTCGTCTTCAAGAACCTGCGCTTCGAG GTCTGGGATCTAGGAGGGCAAGAAAGCCTGCGCACTTCGTGGGCGACGTACTACCGGGGAACACACGCCGTGATCGTGGTGATCGACAGCACGGACCGCGCCCGGATCAACATCATCAAGGACGAGCTGTTCCGGCTGCTGCAGCACGCGGACCTGGAGGGCGCGGTGGTCCTGGTGTTCGCGAATAAGCAGGACCTGAAGGACGCCATGGCACCCGCGGAGATCACCGATGCCCTCTCGCTCCACAGCATAAAGGACCACGACTGGCACATCCAGGCCTCGTGTGCCATCACCGGCGATGGCCTCTACGACGGCCTGGGCTGGATCGCGCAGAAAGTCGCCGGCAAGGCGACCGCGAGCTGA